The genome window TGGTGGAAATGCATTTACACACTGCTCCAGAGACAAGTAAGAGCTGCAGGGTGTTATTTGGAAGCCAGTGTTACCTTTGTCTGTGCACTGGTGAGgacccacctcaagtgctgtgttcagttttgggcccctcacttacaagaaagacattgaggtgctgaagcgtgtccagagaaggccagtgaagctggtgaggggtctggagaacaaggcttatgaggagcggctgagggagctggggtggtttagcctggagaaaaggaggccgaggggagaccttatcgctctccacaactacctgagaggaggttgtagggaggtgggggtcagtctcttctcccaagtaacaagcgctAGGAaagagcaaatggcctcaagttgcaccaggggggGTTTAGgatggctattaggaaaaatttcttcactgaaagggttgtcaagcattggaacaggctgccaagggaagtgattgagtcaccatccctggaggtatttcaaagacctgtagatgtggtgctgaggaacattgtttagtggtggacttggcagggttaggttaacggttgaagttgatcttaaaggtcttttccaacctaaatgattctatgataaactcTTCTACCCACTGCCATGTATGGGCTCTGTGCTGCCTTGGTCACCCCCATGAGATCCCAGGCTTCCAGCCAAAAAcccacccaggtctgtggggatttattttccctcctggcGCCGCAGACACGGATGCAAATCGAAGGCCCTTTATAAATGCAGATTGGCTCTCGCATCTCATATGCCTTGCTAGACACACAGCGAATCACTTGGGATGCACTGGGAAGAGGTAATATGAACCTCACAGCAAATCCATCGGCCCCCAGCATCGATACAAACCGTAGAGCTTTCAAATGTCATGGGGTGAATCCGTCTGGATTTAGACAAGCCCAACAATCTTGCATATTGGGTGGCTTCCGCAGAACTCGGTGGATTTGTTTAGCATAAAAGGGTATTGCTGGGCAGACTTTCTCTGTGGTACAAGGCGGAATTCGGGATCGCATCTACGAAAGCGAGAAAGGGAGACGGGAAGCACCGCCGTGCCCACAACGTCTCCCACGGGTGGGCTTCCTTCCCCCCCACAAGCTGCCAGGCCAAGTCGACTCAATTAATTGTCTTGCAGCAAATCCCCCCtcccgggccggggggggtggaAGGGGCGGCCGAGCCTCGACGCCCCTTTcccgaccccccccacccccccacccaggggagggggggtgatgggggggggagggcggcgctcggggggcgggcggggggcggtgcgggcgggcgggcggggatcgcggcggcggcggcggcggcggcggggctggggctggggatggcTTTCGAGGCGCTGGCGGAGGCGGCGGAGCGGTGGTGCGCCCGTACCCCCTTCCAGCTCATCGCCGCCGAGGAGACGGAGCGGCGCATGGACTTCTACGCCGAGCCCGGCGTCTCCTTCTACGTCCTCTGCCCGGAGGCCGCCTGCGGCGACAATTTCGTGAGTGACccgggaaggggacccagggAGGGCGAGGAGGGGGGGAGCGTGCGTGGGTATCGGTGCGTGTGCACGGAGGGGCGGGCAGCCCCTGTATCGCTTTGGGAcacccacccccacacacacccctccgcTGGGGGAGCGCCCGAGGGGGAGCGccggctgggggtggggaggaggacgGGGCCGTGCCCCCGAGGGATGCGGGgatggagggcggggggggaccggGCGGGGGGATCTTCCCCAGCGCGCACCACAATCCGCAAAATGGAGTCCGCTGCCggtgcggggcggccccgcgggcagggctgcgggcagggaccccccccatccctcggCATCCCCCATCACCCCGgcccggggaggctgcgggctccgggggggggtgagaaaggaggaggggtgcgagccccccctcctcccgcccggCTCGTCCTGCACCCCGCgggggctgcagctgctgcttcccccgccgcccccctccatCCTCCCGGGGTACCGGGGCCGGGGCACGGCGGAGGGACGGGCGGGCTGGCAGGGCTGTCACGGCAAATGGAGAATGGGCAGGAATAAAATGGAGTCAGGATGACAGAAGGGCCGCGCCACCCCCCttccgccccctcccgccgcgctcccggtcccgccggggctgggggacccccGGGCAGGTGCCGGCTTGTCGCCGCCgcgtcccctccccgcccctcgcGGAGTTCAGCGACAAGTTTGTGCAGAAATGGCACCGGCAAAACAACCCCTGGCTTCGGGATGGGATGGAGGGGttgttcccctccccccccacacacaccccacccagCCCTCCCGGTGGTGAGCAGAAGTGCAAAAAGAGTTACCAAAAAGCAGCACCTCGCCACGAGGTTTGTAACCGGCAAAGCTCCAGTtaatcactggaaagaaaaaaatgaaagaattttattttatttaaaaaaaaaaatagctcctaGCACAGACTATTGTTGTAGGAATGTTGTTGGTCCTTCCCTTCCCGGAGCGACTTTCATCCCTCAACCTGCTTGACAAACGTTCCTTAATTCCCTTTCCAACAGGTAAGTGCAGAACGAACCCACGTGACAGATGGGTTCGTGGAAACAAGGGCACTGAAGTGACTTCTCCAAGACCACAAATCTCAGCGAGCAGGACACTTATTTATCGTGCCGGGCAGATGGTCGTGCTGAATTATGGAAGAAGTTATCTGGAGTTTAGTTGCGCGTCTGTCCAGGGATACGGGAGACCTCCCGCAATCCCAGCTGTGGGAGTGGAGCATCTCTGGGTGTGGACTCTCCTGGTCCATGGTGGGACTAGCCCTGCACACCCATCTCCCCAGCATGTCTTCCTTAACAGCGTGCCAAACCCCGGTGCTCACTCCCTTCTAGAGATGCCCGTGCCCAGAAAGGGCCATGCCTGCTGGACTGTTAAGCAGGGATATGTATGAATCCAATTCCAGGACTCAGTTAAAGTTGTTATTGGATGCTAACGATATCGGAAATTGCAAAGAAAGCTCATTACTTTTTTTAGACATGTGTCGTTTCCTTATATGCTGCTCAATAATTGAACAAACTCTCTCAAAACAAAATCTAGCCACCTTCAAGAAAAGAAAGCTTAAGCAGTTTCAGACCCTATTCCCCTGCATCCATCAGTGGCCAATTTTTGTAGGTTTGCAACcacattttccccttctttttttttttggcaaatattttcattCCAGGGTTGCTGTGGGAAGGACTCCCCACCCAAAGCCGCCAGTAGTAAAACTGAGCAAAAGGGCTGACTGCTGTCGAATGCAGAACGTAAACAGTGGAAAACTAGAGgcagtgttttcttctgtcttttttggggggataaTTAGTTGAGGCACTTTTTGTAGTAATAATACTTTTAAGACAGGCAGATAGGTGTCATTCTTAATTCTTTTCCTGTTGAGGGTGTCTCTTTAATGCGATTAAGAGCTACTAATGAGCTGATACACCAGCATCATGTTTTCTGCTCCTAGTGCGCTGTGGGGCTTCATTTCTACTCCCAGCTTGGCTATCTTggttttttcagtcattttctttttttttatgttccagAAGATAAGTTTCCTTTCTATGTGTAATTACAGGCTAAAGTTTTTTTTAAGGAGACTTAATACAAGCCAGGGGCCTGATTCTCATTTGCACTTGAGGCTTGTTGCATGGCTCCGTAACATGATGGAGTGTGAAAGTGAGTAAATATAAACAGCATTCACAGAATTACAGCCGTTTTGCACACTGTGACTCTCATAAAGGAGCCTCGCATTGAATAAGCATCCGGTGCCTGGTgttcttgttctctttctttagATCTTAATTTCATAATAATGTGACTTAAAAAGCTATGTAGAAAGTGCTAGAAAAGTCCACTTGTAAGAAGGAAGTGATGAACATGATGAActtaaaagggaagaggaaaaaaaaacatggaaaggtTGCCAAGATGCGGTCTGGGGGAGAGTAACTCTGAATTTTGTATAAAATCAGATTCCAGACCACAACAatcatataattttaatttcctgaaaaGGTATCTTTGGGCTAGGTTCTTAACACGCTAGGGGTGCAGAAGACCCATCTAGATGCTGCTTGGCATTTTCAGTACCACCTGGACACAGACTCTTTGAATCAGCATTTTAGGTTGCTGAACTACATATAATTCAGCTCCTGAGGCACGTGGTGTTCTCAGAAAATTAATTGGACTTGTGTAGCCGTAACCAACGAGGGTGAGGGTTGCGATGCTATTCCTTACAGTCTGTCATTTGTTTTGTCACAGCGTTATTGCTGGTGTTCAAGGTAACcgataaagcaaataaaaatatggtgCCACCTTGATGCAAGatttcctgtaaaatattttagggCAGAGTCAGTGAGTCTGAGTATTGTCTGCAAGTGGGATTATCCCCACAAATAAAAGGTTTTGCTGCCATGCCCAACAGGTGGGCTGGTTAGGAGAAGGTGGTCCAGCAAGTGACCCTGTCATCCAGCGACACTGGATCATCTAAAGGCGTGAGGGAAAGCAAGCCCCTCTGAATTGcttcagctctgtgctgtgtgTAGATGCTGAACTAAATAATTCAACCATGATCCTAGGTCAGCTGAGGTGGAAATGAGCGGCTGGGTGCTTTTGTAGTGACACAAAGCAGCCGTGAGCAAAACTGGGCAAGCTTGGAAAGCACATACTCAGATGATGAGGTTAATATTTTTCATTGCGCAGCCATGGCTGAGCACTATGGTCCACTGGTTTGCCAGCAGCCCACTTCTCCTGCTGCAAAGAGGTTCTCAGGCATCAGggatttttccaggaaaagcatCTCTGTATGTGCAGCCTCACTGACTGCCCTAACTTTCTAAGCAAGAGCCAAATCCtcaaattgcatttgtttttattgtgaGAGGCCAAAATTCCTTTTGCAGGTTCCTCTGGAGATGTGTGAGTCAGTGGTGAGACTCAGTTCCTGCACTGCCTTGGTGCAGAGCTGAACCTCCACAGAGAACTGGAGATGCAGTTGAATTTATAAGTGTTATAACCCTGGTCTTTATTACGGTTAAGGATTTTTCTTGGGGGGGAAGGATGAAATCAAGCCATTTCTGAATGGGATGCATGCACTAATGGCACGTGAGATCTTTCATAGTGCATTTGTTCCTACAGCCAAAGTTTTAAATCTTCTGCAGATGTTGAAATTGTTGGAAGTCTTCCTTGCTTATTGCCTTACGATGCtatgaaaaaaaagtctcttcaaAGGCTCAATGATCAAGTTCCTTGCTTAGGTCTTCCCCGTGTGCTCGATCATTTTATTTTGCGCTACTGCTGACAAATTCACACTGGAGCCTAAAACGTGGTGCATCTTGAAAAGAGATTGTAAAAGCACGATCAAGATGGGGTTAACTTTCCCTGGGGAACGAACTAGCTATTATTTATAAAAGGGCAGGGCCTGATTTTCATTTATGTGGAAGCTCCTGTGTATAGCTCTGCTGGTCAAAAGAAGCCACAATTTAAACAAGAATCAGGATGTTAGCAGTCATAATCGTTTTATACACATAAACAATTACAACAGGTTTAGCACGAGCCGTGAATTGCCCAGCTGCAACATCCAGCTCTTACGCTTGGCGCAAAGATTATAAGTTACTAAACGGTTATTGCTAACTACAAGTATTAAGAAATCGTGGGCCAGGCCTCCAAAATCTTGAGGCTGTTCTTAAAACGTTGTGATTTGAAAGCGTTCGTTTGATTTTTTACAGAGGGTTCATTTGAGTTTACTTCATGTACCTTCTGCCTTTTTAGGCCATAGAAATCACAAAGtgcagacatttatttatttttttttttaataaacagaagcTGAGATTTGGTTGTATATTTATAGGGCTACAAGGCCCATGACTCTAAGATGGCATGAAGTATCATGAGACTTGTGGTATGCGCCTTTGAGAGTTGGCAAGACTGTAAAGAACTTATTTTTATTGCCAGACTGGTTAAGAGATGACTCTGGTTATATGGAAAGAGCAGAACCTACTCAGTAAGGCAGGGCTCTTTTCATAACAAAACATTTCACTATGTTTATGCTTGTAAGATGCAACACGCAGCAAAGAAAATGTAGGTCAAGTGAGGTTCATAGCAAGGGAGTTACTGTTTTAGTCTTAAAGGTGCAACTTGGGTGATGTTAAGTAGTGTTTTCTTTCCGTAAGTGTAAAACTGCATCCCTGGCAGGTATTCACCACTGAGCAGGAAGGCAACGTGCAAGCCTTATGTTAGGGATTGAAACATCTGCCTTCCTCACTCTTTCCCTGAACGTTAGTTAAGCTTCAGAGAGACCCTCCTCTTCCCTCGTTTAAGCATAACCGACTGTTTATAGCCCAGTAAAAAGCTGCATGGCGCTTTGGGGAAAAGAGCTGCTGTGCACAAATAGAGGTATAGGAGTCTCGAAACAATTTGGCAGCGTTACGCTTCTCTGCGTAGCAGACTGACGGAGACGGTCCTGTGCACAGTCTTCAAAAAGAAAGGTCTGTAAACGTATGCATTAGCTGGTGCTGCCCTTGTGTGCCAGAAGTGGTGCCTGAGCGCTCCCACCATCGCGCACCAGCTCCATCTTTAACAACCTCGTAGCAGCAGAATAAGCATCAGTTTTGGGAGAGGCTTCACAGAGCCTGGCTGGGGAACCAGCGTCTCCGAAGCAAGAGCAAGACGAGAGGAATATCCCAAATGGGTTTAAACGTGCCTGCCTGGGAAGACATGATTTGGGTCTAGGAGGAGTAATCCTcaaaagagggagggaggcatGGAGCGTCAGGATGTTGTGAGTGCCCAAGTGTCTCTCCTTGGCTCTGCGTCTAACCTGCAGGcatattttgcatctttttgtCTGCATTGTCAAGAGAATTACACATCAAGTTCCACCTCCAGGGTCGCATCACGCTTGCACTAATGCCAAGAAGACAAAGAGATGGTTTAGCTCTTCCTGAGGGGCTTCATTGTGGTGGATGATGCAGAAGAGAAAACCCAGGTCTGAGCAGGGCTGATGTCAAATGAAAACACCTTTACTCATAAAATGTACGTGCGTGAGGGGTGCTACCCTTCGTTGCTGGTGCCGTCATGAGGCCTTGTCTCTTCTGGATCGATTTCCCTGCTTTCTCATGCGTCCTGTTAATAAAATCAAGGCTCCTTCTCGGAAGCGTGGCTTCTGAAACAGCCTGCAGTGCCCGTCCCCACTGCAGGCCTGAACTGCAGGAGGCCCAGCATACTTTGGCAGATGTTTACAACACGTCACCTTATAAAATCACGCGGAAAGGCCAGCGTGAATTCCTgttaatgccttttctttcttgtgtcgCTGTTGGCTTTCAGCACGTGTGGAGCGAAAGCGAGGACTGCTTGCCTTTCCTGCAGCTCGCGCAGGATTACATCTCCTCCTGTGGGAAAAAGACACTCCATGAAATATTGGAAAAAGTCTTCAAATCCTTCAGACCCGTAAGTGCCTCTTTTTTACTTCCAAACATTGACAGTTACCTGGGACGTTTAATAGGATAGCGCTGGGTGGAGCAAGGTGGTTTTTCTTCCACGGGGACTTACATCTCCAGTCAGCTGCCTGGTGTTCGCACATAAGCTGCTATCAGGCGGTTGGAAATTGTTTCTTGGAAGCCAGCTGCCTTTTTATTTCCAGCCCTGGGTTCGAGAGGATGAGATTCCCGGGCAGGGTGGGAGGCCAACTGGTGCGGCAGCCGGCGGCAGCGGCTCCCCAGCTGCGCGGGGGCTCCCGTCCTGCTGATGCAGCGCTGACTCCGAGGAATGGGATGCGAGTCAGCGCTGCGGGACTCTGTGGCAGAGTTATTTCCTGGCACCGAAACTGGGGAGTTTTGCAGGGATCCGAGGAGCGAGAGTAAACCTCTGGGAAGCTGGAGAAGagtggtttgttttattttagggttggcatttttcttccccaagTGGTCCAGCTTTTGCTGCTAGGGTGGTTGCCACTTGGTATTTTCAAATGCCAGTTTGGTCACTGCTTGAGACGAGGTTGGAGCAGAAGCTTGGTTTTGTGGGGAGGAGGCtcgtatttttctgttttgctgctaCTCAGCTTTCTCTGTCCTTGTTTAACACTAAGATTTGGGTCAAAGCCTGGGTTGCGTCAGGGGGAGGTGACTTAGGCTGGCCGTTGTCCTTCATTTTTGCCAAATCCCTTTGCACAGCCTCTCCTTTTGAGTGCCTGGGGTTGGGTAAGGGGCTGGTGCAAAGCAGAGTGGAGGTTCGTTGCCAGAACCATGGTGTCCGTGGGAAAGCTGACCGATGGACGTTTTTATACTTAACTGAAAATATAGGTGGTTTTCCCTCCTCTGTTTTTCTGGCCAACTAGTGGAGAAGACTGAAAATGTATCCCAAGTATTTAGAGCGAAAGGGAGGGCTTGGAGCTCCCATATGAAAACACCAGCCCTCCCTGTGTTACACCCTTGCGTTGCCTTGCCGCGGACCGCTGCAGCTGGTCGACATGAAAGAGCATCGTTTTAAAGAATTCTTTGAGAGACTGGAAATAAATAGAACAGATGCACACTTTTCTTAGAAAGGACTGGAAATCTGATCCGTCGGTACAGCTGCTTGTAATTGTGAAAAcgtacaaaaatataaatatgtttcCCAGAAGAATATTCGGCTCTTGGATCTTCATAGCTGTTTTCTCCCGCTCAGAAAAGCTGTGTCTTTGAGAAAAAACTTCCATTGGCTTAACTAAAGAGGACTTCAAAAAGACTTAATTAAATTGGTAGAGATAGCTTATTTCATTTAAACCACATTTATTTCAGCATAGCTTAAGTTGCCGAGAAACTGGCTTCAGTTAAACCAAGTTGCACTACTCCTCAGAATAAAAAGGTTCAAAGCAAGGGGAACCAATGTACTCATTTGGTCTGGGCCCTTCATTAATACATCACGTATCACCCCGTGATTCCTACCACTGAGCACATAAATCGTGGTTGAGCTGGAGCGTGTCTTTTCTAAAAGACACCCAGTCTTGATGTAAAGTCTTCAGGTGACTAAAAGGATACAACACTACCGGGcattttttcttctcatcatcATTAGTTACGCTCCCGTGAAGAACTCTTATTTACAATCTGCATTTTTCTAGCTTTTGCTTCCTAGCTGTTGAATTTCATTATGCATTTGTCTGCTGAAGAACGGTGTCCTCGATTATCAGAGGCCTCTTGCAGACAGTATTCAAGTACCTCTTCATTTTCTCTTGGATATACCACAAAGATTTAAGTTTCTCAGATTCTCCTTTGACCTAGTGTTGAGAGATTTGCATCAATGTAACAAAACTGAGTTTATCGTTTGAGGGATGGCTGTGTGTAGACGAGTCTAATAGGGAATGTGTTGACGTTTTCCCCTTATTGTGATTATTAAAAATAGCACATGCGTGGTAggatagatttttaaaagtggaGGGTGTTACAATAGATGTATGGAAACAGTTATTTTACACCCTCAGGCCTTTGCCAGAACAAAGCCACTTTTCGTCAGTA of Rissa tridactyla isolate bRisTri1 chromosome 2, bRisTri1.patW.cur.20221130, whole genome shotgun sequence contains these proteins:
- the MTURN gene encoding maturin — translated: MAFEALAEAAERWCARTPFQLIAAEETERRMDFYAEPGVSFYVLCPEAACGDNFHVWSESEDCLPFLQLAQDYISSCGKKTLHEILEKVFKSFRPLLGLPDVDDDAFEEYNADVEEEEPEADHQQMGVSQQ